From a single Brassica oleracea var. oleracea cultivar TO1000 chromosome C5, BOL, whole genome shotgun sequence genomic region:
- the LOC106295818 gene encoding uroporphyrinogen decarboxylase 1, chloroplastic isoform X2 gives MSLSSPTSACSSSRCYSSGLSLPIGFRSSPINVGLVSYPRRHTNSPRKLVIASSSSSSSSSDPLLVKAAKGEAVSRPPAWMMRQAGRYMSVYKKLALKHPSFRERSENTDLIVEISLQPWQAFKPDGVIIFSDILTPLPAFGVPFDIEEVKGPVIQSPIRTEDDLKKLHPIDLDKLHFVGDSLKILRQEVGEHAAVLGFVGAPWTIATYIVEGGTTRTYTVIKSMCHTAPNVLRALLSHLTKAITEYVVYQVEHGAHCIQIFDSWGGQLTPEMWERWSKPYIEEIIHAVKRRCPETPIVFYINGNGGLLERMKGTGADVIGLDWTVDMADGRRRLGSDVSVQGNVDPAFLFSPLPALTEEIHRVVKSAGPKGHILNLGHGVLVGTPEEAVAHFFETARSLDYKTFFQNHVPAESELVA, from the exons TGCTTGCAGCTCGTCGAGATGTTACTCCTCAGGCTTATCGTTGCCGATAGGGTTCCGATCAAGTCCCATCAATGTGGGATTAGTTTCTTACCCAAGAAGACACACTAACTCTCCTCGGAAGCTCGTCATAGCTTCCTCCTCATCCTCATCCTCATCC TCAGATCCTTTATTGGTTAAAGCTGCTAAAGGGGAAGCAGTGTCTCGCCCTCCAGCTTGGATGATGAGGCAAGCAGGAAGGTACATGTCCGTCTACAAAAAGCTAGCCCTGAAGCACCCTTCCTTCAGAGAGAGATCAGAGAACACTGACCTCATTGTGGAGATCTCTCTGCAGCCTTGGCAAGCTTTTAAACCCGACGGTGTCATCATCTTCTCCGACATCCTCACTCCCTTACCCGCCTTCGGCGTCCCTTTCGACATCGAAGAAGTCAAAGGCCCCGTGATCCAGTCCCCCATCAGAACCGAAGATGATCTCAAGAAGCTGCATCCCATTGATCTTGATAAGCTTCACTTCGTTGGAGACTCTCTGAAGATACTGAGGCAAGAGGTCGGGGAGCATGCTGCTGTGTTGGGTTTCGTTGGAGCGCCGTGGACGATAGCGACTTATATAGTTGAAGGAGGGACGACTCGGACGTATACGGTGATCAAGAGTATGTGTCACACTGCACCTAATGTACTGAGAGCTCTTTTGTCTCATTTGACTAAAGCAATCACGGAGTATGTTGTGTACCAAGTTGAGCACGGAGCTCACTGCATACAGATATTTGATTCGTGGGGTGGGCAGTTGACTCCTGAGATGTGGGAGCGCTGGTCCAAACCTTACATTGAAGAG ATCATTCATGCTGTGAAGAGAAGATGTCCAGAGACGCCGATAGTTTTCTACATCAATGGAAACGGTGGCCTTCTTGAGCGGATGAAAGGAACCGGAGCTGATGTTATTGGACTTGACTGGACTGTAGATATGGCTGATGGAAGGAGGAGACTGGGGAGCGATGTTAGTGTGCAGGGGAATGTTGATCCAGCTTTCCTATTCTCTCCGCTTCCTGCTTTAACTGAAGAGATTCATAG AGTTGTAAAGAGTGCTGGACCAAAAGGGCATATACTCAACTTAGGACATGGAGTCTTGGTAGGGACACCAGAGGAAGCCGTAGCTCATTTCTTTGAAACGGCAAGGAGCTTGGATTACAAAACGTTTTTCCAAAACCATGTTCCTGCAGAATCTGAATTGGTTGCCTGA
- the LOC106295818 gene encoding uroporphyrinogen decarboxylase 1, chloroplastic isoform X1, which translates to MSLSSPTSACSSSRCYSSGLSLPIGFRSSPINVGLVSYPRRHTNSPRKLVIASSSSSSSSSSSDPLLVKAAKGEAVSRPPAWMMRQAGRYMSVYKKLALKHPSFRERSENTDLIVEISLQPWQAFKPDGVIIFSDILTPLPAFGVPFDIEEVKGPVIQSPIRTEDDLKKLHPIDLDKLHFVGDSLKILRQEVGEHAAVLGFVGAPWTIATYIVEGGTTRTYTVIKSMCHTAPNVLRALLSHLTKAITEYVVYQVEHGAHCIQIFDSWGGQLTPEMWERWSKPYIEEIIHAVKRRCPETPIVFYINGNGGLLERMKGTGADVIGLDWTVDMADGRRRLGSDVSVQGNVDPAFLFSPLPALTEEIHRVVKSAGPKGHILNLGHGVLVGTPEEAVAHFFETARSLDYKTFFQNHVPAESELVA; encoded by the exons TGCTTGCAGCTCGTCGAGATGTTACTCCTCAGGCTTATCGTTGCCGATAGGGTTCCGATCAAGTCCCATCAATGTGGGATTAGTTTCTTACCCAAGAAGACACACTAACTCTCCTCGGAAGCTCGTCATAGCTTCCTCCTCATCCTCATCCTCATCCTCATCCTCAG ATCCTTTATTGGTTAAAGCTGCTAAAGGGGAAGCAGTGTCTCGCCCTCCAGCTTGGATGATGAGGCAAGCAGGAAGGTACATGTCCGTCTACAAAAAGCTAGCCCTGAAGCACCCTTCCTTCAGAGAGAGATCAGAGAACACTGACCTCATTGTGGAGATCTCTCTGCAGCCTTGGCAAGCTTTTAAACCCGACGGTGTCATCATCTTCTCCGACATCCTCACTCCCTTACCCGCCTTCGGCGTCCCTTTCGACATCGAAGAAGTCAAAGGCCCCGTGATCCAGTCCCCCATCAGAACCGAAGATGATCTCAAGAAGCTGCATCCCATTGATCTTGATAAGCTTCACTTCGTTGGAGACTCTCTGAAGATACTGAGGCAAGAGGTCGGGGAGCATGCTGCTGTGTTGGGTTTCGTTGGAGCGCCGTGGACGATAGCGACTTATATAGTTGAAGGAGGGACGACTCGGACGTATACGGTGATCAAGAGTATGTGTCACACTGCACCTAATGTACTGAGAGCTCTTTTGTCTCATTTGACTAAAGCAATCACGGAGTATGTTGTGTACCAAGTTGAGCACGGAGCTCACTGCATACAGATATTTGATTCGTGGGGTGGGCAGTTGACTCCTGAGATGTGGGAGCGCTGGTCCAAACCTTACATTGAAGAG ATCATTCATGCTGTGAAGAGAAGATGTCCAGAGACGCCGATAGTTTTCTACATCAATGGAAACGGTGGCCTTCTTGAGCGGATGAAAGGAACCGGAGCTGATGTTATTGGACTTGACTGGACTGTAGATATGGCTGATGGAAGGAGGAGACTGGGGAGCGATGTTAGTGTGCAGGGGAATGTTGATCCAGCTTTCCTATTCTCTCCGCTTCCTGCTTTAACTGAAGAGATTCATAG AGTTGTAAAGAGTGCTGGACCAAAAGGGCATATACTCAACTTAGGACATGGAGTCTTGGTAGGGACACCAGAGGAAGCCGTAGCTCATTTCTTTGAAACGGCAAGGAGCTTGGATTACAAAACGTTTTTCCAAAACCATGTTCCTGCAGAATCTGAATTGGTTGCCTGA
- the LOC106343581 gene encoding phosphoenolpyruvate carboxylase 3, translating into MAGRNIEKMASIDAQLRQLVPAKVSEDDKLIEYDALLLDRFLDILQDLHGEDLRETVQELYELSAEYEGKRDPKKLEELGSVLTSLDPGDSIVISKAFSHMLNLANLAEEVQIAYRRRIKKLKKGDFADESSATTESDIEETFKRLVSVLGKSPEEIFDALKNQTVDLVLTAHPTQSVRRSLLQKHGRIRDCLAQLYAKDITPDDKQELDESLQREIQAAFRTDEIRRTPPTPQDEMRAGMSYFHETIWNGVPKFLRRVDTALKNIGIDERVPYNAPLIQFSSWMGGDRDGNPRVTPEVTRDVCLLARMMAANFYYNQIENLMFELSMWRCTDEFRAKADEIHRNSRKDAAKHYIEFWKTIPPTEPYRVILGDVRDKLYHTRERSRQLLSNGISDIPAEATFTNVEEFLEPLELCYRSLCACGDRPIADGSLLDFLRQVSTFGLSLVKLDIRQESERHTDVFDAITKHLDGSSYRDWSEERRQEWLLAELSGKRPLFGPDLPKTEEIADVLDTFKVISELPSDCFGAYIISMATSPSDVLAVELLQRECHVKKPLRVVPLFEKLADLEAAPAAVSRLFSLDWYKNRINGKQEVMIGYSDSGKDAGRLSAAWELYKAQEELVKVAKKYGVKLTMFHGRGGTVGRGGGPTHLAILSQPPDTVNGSLRVTVQGEVIEQSFGEEHLCFRTLQRFTAATLEHGMNPPVSPKPEWRALLDAMAVVATEEYRSVVFQEPRFVEYFRLATPELEYGRMNIGSRPSKRKPSGGIESLRAIPWIFAWTQTRFHLPVWLGFGAAFRYAIKKDVRNLHMLRDMYKHWPFFRVTIDLIEMVFAKGDPGIAALYDKLLVSEDLWAFGEKLRTNFEETKSLVLQTAGHRDLLEEDPYLKQRLRLRDSYITTLNVCQAYTLKRIRDQNYNVTLRPHISKEIMQSSKSAQELVKLNPTSEYAPGLEDTLILTMKGIAAGLQNTG; encoded by the exons ATGGCGGGTCGGAACATAGAGAAGATGGCGTCCATTGATGCGCAGCTTCGTCAACTGGTTCCTGCTAAAGTGAGTGAAGACGACAAGCTCATCGAGTACGACGCTCTTCTCCTCGATCGTTTCCTCGACATTCTCCAGGACTTACACGGAGAGGATCTCCGTGAAACG GTACAAGAGCTGTACGAGCTCTCTGCTGAGTATGAAGGCAAACGTGACCCTAAGAAGCTTGAGGAGCTAGGGAGTGTGCTCACGAGTTTGGATCCTGGCGACTCCATTGTTATCTCCAAGGCCTTCTCCCACATGCTTAACTTAGCTAACTTGGCTGAGGAGGTCCAGATTGCTTACCGGAGAAGGATCAAGAAGCTGAAGAAGGGTGATTTCGCTGATGAGAGCTCTGCCACTACCGAGTCTGATATCGAAGAGACTTTCAAGAGGCTTGTTAGTGTTCTTGGTAAGTCTCCTGAAGAGATCTTTGATGCTTTGAAGAACCAGACTGTGGATTTGGTTTTGACTGCTCATCCTACTCAGTCTGTGCGTAGATCTTTACTTCAGAAGCACGGCAG GATAAGAGACTGTCTAGCTCAGTTGTATGCAAAGGACATTACTCCTGATGACAAGCAGGAGCTTGATGAGTCTTTGCAAAGAGAGATTCAAGCTGCATTCCGCACAGATGAGATTAGGAGAACGCCTCCAACCCCACAAGATGAAATGAGAGCTGGAATGAGCTATTTCCATGAGACAATCTGGAACGGTGTCCCTAAGTTCCTTCGCCGTGTTGACACAGCTCTGAAGAACATTGGGATTGACGAACGTGTTCCTTACAATGCCCCACTGATTCAGTTCTCTTCATGGATGGGCGGTGATCGTGATG GTAATCCGAGGGTCACACCTGAGGTCACTAGAGATGTGTGCTTGTTGGCTAGAATGATGGCAGCCAATTTCTACTATAACCAAATTGAAAATCTGATGTTTGAG TTGTCTATGTGGCGTTGCACTGATGAGTTTCGTGCCAAGGCTGATGAGATCCACAGGAACTCAAGGAAAGATGCTGCAAAACATTACATAG AGTTCTGGAAGACAATTCCTCCAACTGAGCCATACCGTGTGATTCTTGGTGATGTGAGGGACAAACTCTATCACACACGCGAACGCTCTCGTCAGTTGCTGAGTAACGGAATCTCTGACATCCCCGCAGAAGCTACTTTCACCAATGTCGAAGAG TTCTTGGAGCCTCTTGAGCTCTGTTACCGATCACTATGTGCATGTGGTGACCGCCCAATAGCTGATGGAAGCCTCCTTGATTTCCTGAGGCAAGTCTCTACCTTTGGACTCTCCCTTGTGAAGCTTGACATTAGGCAAGAATCTGAACGCCACACCGATGTCTTTGACGCTATCACCAAGCACTTAGACGGTTCCTCCTACAGAGACTGGTCTGAAGAACGTCGGCAAGAATGGCTTCTTGCTGAACTAAGCGGCAAGCGTCCGCTATTCGGACCAGATCTTCCGAAAACCGAAGAGATTGCTGATGTTCTGGACACATTCAAAGTCATCTCCGAGCTGCCTTCAGATTGCTTTGGAGCTTACATTATCTCTATGGCAACTTCACCCAGTGATGTCCTTGCCGTTGAGCTTTTACAGCGCGAGTGCCACGTGAAGAAGCCACTCAGAGTTGTTCCACTCTTTGAGAAGCTAGCTGATCTAGAAGCAGCTCCTGCAGCTGTTTCAAGACTCTTCTCTCTGGACTGGTACAAAAACCGCATTAACGGTAAACAAGAGGTTATGATCGGTTACTCTGACTCAGGGAAAGACGCTGGTCGTCTCTCAGCTGCTTGGGAGCTGTACAAAGCTCAAGAAGAGCTTGTGAAGGTCGCTAAGAAATATGGAGTGAAGCTAACTATGTTCCATGGCCGTGGTGGCACTGTTGGAAGAGGAGGTGGTCCCACCCATCTTGCTATATTGTCTCAGCCACCGGATACAGTTAATGGCTCACTCAGAGTCACGGTTCAAGGTGAAGTCATTGAGCAATCGTTTGGAGAGGAACACTTGTGTTTTAGAACACTTCAGCGTTTCACAGCTGCTACTCTTGAGCATGGTATGAACCCTCCTGTTTCGCCAAAACCAGAGTGGCGCGCTTTGCTCGATGCAATGGCGGTTGTTGCAACCGAGGAGTATCGATCCGTCGTGTTCCAAGAACCTCGATTTGTCGAGTACTTCCGCCTT GCTACACCTGAGCTGGAGTATGGACGTATGAACATCGGAAGCAGGCCTTCAAAGCGAAAACCGAGCGGTGGGATCGAGTCTCTCAGAGCAATCCCATGGATCTTTGCTTGGACACAAACAAGATTCCATCTTCCTGTATGGTTAGGATTTGGAGCAGCTTTCAGGTATGCAATCAAGAAAGATGTGAGGAACCTCCACATGCTGCGAGATATGTACAAACACTGGCCTTTCTTCCGAGTCACCATCGATCTTATTGAGATGGTGTTCGCCAAGGGAGACCCGGGGATCGCTGCATTGTACGACAAGCTTCTTGTCTCTGAAGACTTATGGGCCTTTGGAGAGAAACTCAGAACCAACTTTGAAGAAACCAAGAGCCTCGTCCTCCAG ACTGCCGGACACAGAGACCTTCTTGAAGAAGACCCTTACTTGAAACAAAGGCTTAGGCTGCGTGACTCTTACATTACAACCCTCAACGTTTGCCAAGCCTACACATTGAAGAGAATCCGTGATCAAAACTACAATGTGACTCTGCGACCACACATTTCTAAAGAGATCATGCAATCAAGCAAATCGGCACAAGAGCTAGTTAAGCTTAACCCAACGAGTGAATACGCGCCTGGACTTGAGGACACGCTCATCTTAACCATGAAAGGTATTGCCGCAGGACTGCAAAACACCGGTTAA